Proteins encoded by one window of Halictus rubicundus isolate RS-2024b chromosome 18, iyHalRubi1_principal, whole genome shotgun sequence:
- the Dph5 gene encoding diphthine methyl ester synthase gives MLYLIGLGLGGVKDITVKGLEIIRKCDRVYLDTYTSIFSTEPKNLEQFYGRSILETDGDENEAHKILPKSEKENVALLVVGDPFGATRHTELVLRAREQNLQVKLVHNASISTAIGCCGLQLYRFGETVSIPYWSDDCQPGSFYDKILCNRQMNLHTLCLLNVKVKEPTSEGLIEKEKECTPPRFMTVSQAAMQLNEVLKRQANERIPEEEFALNDSSIVIGLARVGCDDQRIVACSLREMALLDLGPPPHCMVIPAVSLHCIEEEFLASIEQYEASSKQHENQNK, from the exons ATGCTGTACCTGATCGGATTGGGCCTCGGCGGTGTAAAGGATATAACAGTTAAAGGTCTCGAGATAATACGAAAATGCGATCGAGTTTATTTAGATACCTACACGTCGATTTTTTCTACCGAACCGAAAAATCTG GAACAATTTTACGGACGCTCGATACTGGAGACGGATGGAGATGAAAATGAAGCGCACAAGATACTACCTAAAAGCGAAAAAGAAAATGTGGCTCTCTTGGTGGTCGGCGACCCATTTGGAGCTACAAGGCACACCGAATTGGTACTGCGAGCACGAGAGCAAAATCTACAG GTAAAGCTTGTACACAATGCCTCCATATCGACTGCGATCGGTTGTTGCGGTCTCCAACTGTACCGATTTGGAGAAACCGTTTCCATCCCATACTGGAGCGACGATTGTCAACCTGGCAGTTTTTATGACAAAATTCTTTGCAACAGGCAAATGAATTTACACACGCTTTGCTTGTTAAACGTCAAAGTAAAAGAGCCCACCTCGGAAGGTTtaatagaaaaggaaaaagaatgtACGCCACCAAGGTTTATGACCGTGTCCCAGGCTGCCATGCAACTGAACGAAGTACTCAAAAGGCAAGCAAACGAGAGAATACCGGAGGAAGAATTTG CGCTCAACGATTCTAGCATAGTCATTGGTTTGGCCCGCGTGGGCTGCGACGATCAGCGCATCGTTGCTTGCAGCCTTCGAGAAATGGCTTTGCTGGATCTCGGACCACCGCCTCATTGTATGGTTATCCCCGCGGTTTCATTACATTGTATCGAAGAAGAATTTCTGGCGTCTATCGAACAGTACGAAGCGTCGTCGAAACAACacgaaaatcaaaataaataa
- the Emre gene encoding essential MCU regulator yields MTLQRASFIFRKLGILKNIEGETKLHFRPRTTTPSGAILPEPKGTRFGYVGVITSVVTGLIIGVTLSKLVAHILEEKELFIPSDDDDDD; encoded by the coding sequence ATGACGTTGCAACGTGCATCTTTTATATTTCGTAAGCTTGGTATTCTCAAGAATATTGAAGGCGAGACCAAATTGCATTTTCGACCGAGAACAACGACACCGTCAGGCGCTATTCTTCCGGAACCAAAAGGGACACGTTTCGGTTACGTGGGTGTTATCACCAGTGTTGTCACCGGTCTAATCATCGGCGTTACGCTAAGTAAATTAGTGGCCCATATTCTCGAGGAAAAAGAACTTTTTATACCATcggacgatgacgacgacgactag